From Natranaerovirga hydrolytica, the proteins below share one genomic window:
- a CDS encoding methyl-accepting chemotaxis protein, with translation MEKTEKMNKIRFIDTIKFKLIITIVVVQLLNLFIGNGVNLAINTVKDLFGDNEFAELLLSGGAGLIISTGLNIVIITVLFLLIYNKLVLNYIKHIIKTSRKWSEGDLSVRCKSEKNDEISILANNLNLMVDEYESIIEAIKNTSIDSKKLSARLKGNIEEATNITEEVNQSMIKLSDGSMQQAEHTSEVTEAVEHLIGEIDSVTYAMNDATELTNNANEKVTIGEKTIKNQQEKMENYITLSKNISSEMSALMTKSNEISEITESVNQIANQTNLLALNASIEAARAGEYGQGFAVVAEEIRQLAEQSTRSVDSIGDIISDIQNSIEKANEKIQTFNHNVYDQEDALNHTEEIFQSILEVFKNINEHVNKVTLSCETMSRTSEKVGESIKYISEVADTSAASIQNITASSEEEEAIFQHNLELAQQMEEITNTLSKHIKQFNVKV, from the coding sequence ATGGAGAAAACAGAAAAAATGAACAAAATTAGATTCATTGATACCATAAAATTTAAATTAATTATTACCATAGTAGTTGTTCAACTGCTAAACTTGTTTATAGGAAATGGTGTTAATTTAGCCATTAATACAGTTAAAGATTTGTTTGGAGATAATGAATTTGCAGAACTTCTATTAAGCGGTGGAGCAGGGTTAATCATATCTACAGGTTTAAATATCGTCATCATCACAGTTTTGTTTTTATTAATCTATAATAAATTGGTATTAAACTACATAAAGCATATTATTAAAACAAGCAGAAAGTGGTCAGAGGGAGATTTAAGTGTCAGATGTAAAAGTGAAAAAAATGATGAAATCAGTATCTTAGCAAACAACCTTAACCTTATGGTAGACGAATACGAATCTATAATAGAAGCCATTAAAAATACAAGCATTGATTCTAAAAAATTATCTGCAAGGTTAAAAGGGAATATAGAAGAAGCCACCAATATAACAGAAGAAGTTAATCAATCCATGATAAAGCTATCAGATGGATCCATGCAACAAGCAGAGCATACCAGTGAAGTAACAGAAGCAGTTGAACATTTAATTGGGGAAATTGATAGCGTTACTTACGCGATGAACGATGCAACAGAATTAACAAATAATGCCAATGAAAAAGTAACAATAGGCGAAAAGACCATTAAGAATCAGCAAGAAAAAATGGAGAATTATATTACCTTATCTAAAAATATTAGTAGTGAAATGTCAGCTCTAATGACCAAATCTAATGAAATTAGCGAAATCACAGAATCTGTTAATCAGATTGCCAACCAAACCAATTTATTAGCTCTAAACGCAAGTATTGAGGCAGCAAGAGCAGGTGAATATGGGCAAGGTTTTGCTGTTGTTGCAGAAGAAATAAGACAGTTAGCTGAACAATCTACTAGATCAGTGGATTCTATAGGGGACATCATAAGTGACATACAAAATAGTATAGAAAAAGCAAATGAAAAAATACAAACCTTTAATCATAACGTCTATGATCAAGAAGATGCATTAAACCATACAGAAGAAATCTTTCAATCTATTTTAGAAGTATTTAAAAACATTAATGAGCATGTTAATAAAGTAACCTTAAGTTGTGAAACTATGTCTAGAACTTCAGAAAAAGTAGGCGAAAGCATTAAGTATATTTCAGAAGTAGCAGACACTTCTGCAGCAAGCATACAAAATATAACCGCATCTTCAGAAGAAGAAGAAGCCATTTTCCAACACAATTTAGAATTAGCACAACAAATGGAAGAAATAACCAACACCCTTAGTAAACATATTAAACAATTTAATGTAAAAGTGTAA
- a CDS encoding DEAD/DEAH box helicase: METIKFEALNISDPIKQAIADMGFEEATPIQTKSIPILLQGKDVIGQAQTGTGKTASFGIPMLEKIDPKNKNLQAVILCPTRELALQVAEEMRKLGKYLPGIKTLPIYGGQPISRQIQALKKGVQIVIGTPGRVMDHMRRKTLKLDQLETIVLDEADEMLNMGFREDIETILLQTPTERQTILFSATMPKPILDIAKKFQNEPELVKVVHKKLTVPNIEQFYYEIKPRDKFEILTRLIDIHSPKLSLVFCNTKRQVDELVSLLQGRGYFADGLHGDLKQIQRDRVMNSFRKGNTEILVATDVAARGIDVDEVEGVFNYDVPQDMEYYVHRIGRTGRAGRVGKAFTFVVGKEQYKLKDIERYTKTKIKRQRVPSISDVEEYKNNILVEKILETIENENLSNHINLVEKMLEDDYTSLDIAAACMKMLSTASQEEIDSTEEYKDNFNFENTGAEPGMVRLFINVGKNQRIRPGDIVGAIAGETGMSGDLIGIIDMYDKYTFVEIPKDYAGKVLQIMKNNSIKGKTINIEPANKK, from the coding sequence ATGGAAACAATCAAATTTGAAGCATTAAATATTTCAGATCCAATAAAACAAGCAATAGCAGATATGGGGTTTGAAGAAGCAACACCGATACAAACAAAATCAATACCAATTCTTCTTCAAGGTAAGGATGTAATTGGTCAAGCGCAGACAGGAACAGGAAAAACAGCATCATTTGGGATTCCAATGTTAGAGAAAATAGACCCAAAGAATAAGAATTTACAAGCTGTTATATTATGTCCAACAAGAGAGTTAGCTTTACAAGTGGCGGAAGAAATGAGAAAGCTTGGTAAATACTTACCAGGTATAAAAACATTGCCAATATATGGCGGTCAACCGATCTCAAGACAAATCCAAGCACTAAAAAAAGGTGTGCAAATTGTTATTGGAACACCTGGGCGTGTAATGGATCATATGAGAAGAAAGACTTTAAAATTAGATCAATTAGAAACCATTGTATTAGACGAAGCAGATGAAATGTTAAATATGGGCTTTAGAGAAGATATAGAAACAATTCTTTTACAAACACCTACAGAAAGACAAACTATATTATTCTCAGCAACTATGCCAAAACCAATATTAGACATAGCGAAGAAGTTTCAAAATGAGCCAGAACTTGTGAAAGTTGTACACAAAAAATTAACGGTACCTAATATTGAGCAATTTTACTATGAAATTAAACCAAGAGATAAATTTGAGATATTAACAAGACTAATAGATATTCATAGCCCGAAATTATCCTTAGTATTTTGTAATACTAAAAGACAAGTAGATGAATTGGTATCTTTATTACAAGGTAGAGGTTATTTTGCAGATGGTTTACATGGTGACTTGAAACAGATTCAAAGAGACCGTGTAATGAACAGCTTTAGAAAGGGTAACACAGAAATCTTAGTGGCTACAGATGTAGCAGCAAGAGGTATAGATGTTGACGAAGTAGAAGGCGTTTTCAACTATGATGTGCCACAAGATATGGAATACTATGTCCATAGAATAGGAAGAACTGGAAGAGCAGGGCGTGTGGGTAAAGCCTTTACTTTTGTAGTAGGTAAAGAACAATACAAATTAAAAGATATTGAAAGATATACCAAAACCAAGATTAAAAGACAAAGAGTACCTTCTATTAGTGATGTAGAAGAGTATAAAAACAATATATTAGTGGAAAAGATTTTAGAAACTATTGAAAATGAAAATCTAAGCAATCACATTAATTTAGTTGAAAAAATGTTAGAAGATGATTATACATCTTTAGATATTGCAGCAGCGTGTATGAAAATGTTATCCACTGCATCTCAAGAGGAAATCGACAGTACAGAGGAATACAAAGATAACTTTAACTTTGAAAACACAGGTGCTGAGCCGGGGATGGTAAGATTATTCATTAACGTTGGTAAAAATCAAAGAATAAGACCAGGGGATATAGTAGGTGCTATAGCTGGTGAAACAGGTATGTCAGGTGATTTAATTGGTATTATTGATATGTATGACAAGTACACTTTTGTAGAAATACCAAAAGATTATGCAGGCAAAGTATTACAGATAATGAAAAACAATAGTATAAAAGGCAAAACAATTAATATTGAACCAGCAAATAAAAAATAA
- the trhA gene encoding PAQR family membrane homeostasis protein TrhA, protein MKAKDPISSLTHFIGLLLSILALIILLVNSKNVASTRHIVSFTIFGVSLILLYLASSVYHYISIPKLRSTFHKIDHMMIFVLIAGTYTPICLIALRGAWGFSIFGIVWGVAIAGIVLKAFWIDAPRWLSTGIYIMMGWIVVIAFKPLVSALPSGGLIWLVAGGVVYTLGGLIYALKWPPLPFKHFGFHELFHLFVMAGSFCHFMVMYSYILPMAV, encoded by the coding sequence ATGAAAGCAAAAGATCCGATTAGTTCTTTAACACATTTTATTGGCTTGTTATTGTCTATTTTAGCACTGATTATCTTATTAGTAAATTCTAAAAACGTGGCATCCACTAGGCACATTGTTTCATTCACTATTTTTGGAGTGAGTTTAATATTATTGTACTTAGCCAGCTCTGTTTATCATTATATAAGCATACCTAAATTGCGTTCCACTTTTCATAAAATAGACCATATGATGATTTTTGTTTTAATTGCAGGCACTTATACCCCCATTTGTTTGATTGCTTTAAGAGGTGCTTGGGGATTTAGTATTTTTGGCATTGTTTGGGGTGTTGCTATTGCTGGTATTGTTTTAAAAGCGTTCTGGATTGATGCGCCTCGTTGGTTATCTACTGGGATTTATATTATGATGGGATGGATTGTTGTCATTGCTTTTAAACCTTTAGTTAGCGCTTTACCGAGTGGTGGACTTATTTGGTTAGTTGCAGGTGGCGTGGTTTATACTTTAGGAGGATTAATTTACGCACTAAAATGGCCTCCTTTACCATTTAAACATTTTGGTTTTCATGAATTATTTCATTTATTTGTAATGGCAGGCAGCTTTTGTCATTTTATGGTGATGTATTCTTATATACTTCCTATGGCTGTATAG
- a CDS encoding AzlD domain-containing protein produces the protein MKLYITILLMAIVTYVPRVLPMVQLNDKTLSPKVAKFLSYIPFAALGALIFPDILYSTSHVLSAAAGTILAIVAASCKINIVWVIVAGIMGVYLIELML, from the coding sequence ATGAAATTATACATAACGATTCTTTTAATGGCTATTGTCACTTACGTACCAAGAGTCCTGCCTATGGTTCAATTGAATGATAAAACATTATCTCCAAAAGTAGCAAAATTTTTATCGTATATACCCTTTGCAGCATTAGGTGCATTAATATTTCCGGATATACTATACTCAACAAGTCATGTATTATCTGCTGCTGCAGGAACCATTTTAGCAATTGTAGCAGCATCTTGTAAAATCAACATTGTATGGGTTATTGTAGCAGGCATTATGGGTGTGTATCTTATTGAGTTAATGTTATAA
- a CDS encoding AzlC family ABC transporter permease, giving the protein MKTKKKEFMSGMKVGLPIAIGYIPIAITFGLIIRTSELPLYTGILMSLFVFAGASQFIGANLMMHGANMLEIVFTTFILNFRHFLMSTSLSQRITFNTSKKLLSLISFGITDETFAIASVQKEKSTPFKLLGLNTIAYTSWNVGTWVGLIVGGALPTVLINSLGIALYAMFIGLLIPNFKRSKEVIVIALIAIAISSILYWIPLFGFVSDGWRIILSTTVAAFIGANAFEMEVEQ; this is encoded by the coding sequence ATGAAGACTAAGAAAAAAGAGTTTATGAGTGGTATGAAAGTTGGATTACCTATAGCAATTGGTTATATTCCAATTGCTATAACTTTTGGACTTATTATTAGAACATCTGAACTTCCTTTGTATACAGGAATATTAATGTCTTTATTTGTATTTGCTGGAGCCAGTCAGTTTATTGGCGCTAACTTAATGATGCATGGTGCCAATATGTTAGAAATTGTGTTTACAACATTTATACTTAACTTTAGACACTTTCTTATGTCTACCTCATTATCACAAAGAATTACATTTAATACATCGAAAAAATTATTAAGCTTGATTTCTTTTGGCATTACAGATGAAACCTTTGCCATTGCTTCAGTACAAAAGGAAAAAAGCACACCTTTCAAATTGCTAGGTTTAAATACCATTGCGTATACATCTTGGAATGTAGGTACTTGGGTAGGTCTTATAGTAGGTGGTGCTTTGCCTACAGTGTTGATTAATAGCCTTGGTATTGCGTTATATGCTATGTTTATTGGGTTACTCATTCCTAATTTTAAAAGAAGCAAAGAAGTGATAGTAATTGCATTAATAGCCATTGCCATTAGCAGCATATTATATTGGATACCTTTATTTGGATTTGTATCAGATGGTTGGAGGATTATTCTATCAACAACTGTAGCAGCATTTATCGGTGCAAATGCCTTTGAAATGGAGGTAGAGCAATGA